A window of Misgurnus anguillicaudatus chromosome 3, ASM2758022v2, whole genome shotgun sequence genomic DNA:
ATCTAAAGTAAACTAGTCAAAGGACATTAAAGCTGTAGAGATATTTCACCTTCTTTTtgggtttgtttttaatgttcaACACAAATACAGTACATACTCATCAGTTTAACCTCCTCATGGAAATTTGGTCTCTGCTCTGAAAATAATGATGACAAGTCGTCATGGTGACAGTATGGATGGGCGTGTCTGTGGCTAAACCCCGCCCACTGAACTGAAACAGAGACGgatgttttaataataatccgGTTTCTGAGGACAATGTCCAGTTTATAAATCATTCACTGTCAGGGCCACAAATGATCTGAACCACACACAAAACTACTACAGCATTACAGTGCTGTAaaaacacatatatatatactggACAAAAGTTATATATTATATGCATTTACATGATACTCCTCGAAGAACACCATGATGCTGCCATAATAAATGGTAAAAGAAACATAAGTCTGGTATTTTTGCTAGTAAACTTGAACTGCTGTGTTATTAAAGTCAAGTCCAGACGTGTgtctttatttactgttttaaacacCGCCCCGCCCCTCTGTTTGACTAGGCGCGGCCTACCTCTCACACAATCCCACCCCCGATTTGACTGACTTGTGAAACGTCCTATAAGAGGTGTGACTAGCTCACATAACCCCGCCCCTTCGTTTGATTGACGTGTGTCCTTGAGCCTGCTTTGCGGAGAAGTGAATCGCGCTTGTTTCTTTGTGAATTGTCGCCGTCAGTCATGTTTGACTCGCGAGTATTGCGGAGACGCGCGTTTGAAACAGCGGCTGTAAAAGTGTGATCCGCGTTTATCTGCGCGTGCATGTGAGTGTGGCGCGCGCGGCAGGTGGATCGGGCCCGCGCACTGTCCCGCGGGAGAACAGTTCAAGTGTCCAGCAGAACTTCTGTTGATCGGATCGGATCGGATCGCTGATGTGAATGGAGTCCCGGAGCTTCTGCGGTTCATTTGTGTAGTGATGATGGATCCGCGGAACGGAGCTCGGTCCGGTCAACCGCAGCTGCGCATTAACGTCCCCAGCACCGCCAGAGAGAGAGTGGACAggtacacaaaaacacacacacacagagtatttttttatgtattgtgtgtttatgagtttatatgttGAACAGATGgatttattttataatgaaGTGTTGTGATGATTTCGACCGATAAGTTAGATGagtttagtttgtttttcagtttatttactGTGTTGTCCTGGTTTATACCTGCTGCCTGTGATTCTGTCCATTCATTCATTAAAGATCATAAACTTAAAACACAATAAGTGACGTCATTCAGATAATTTTCAAACACATTTTAGATTACATTTAAACCCTAATAATCATATCTATATGTGTGAAAACTGTGAACATGGAATAAATCATTAACTTGTCTTTCCCTCCCTGATTCTTTTGTTAAATTTGGCTTTATTGAAGTAAAGTGCTTGTCATCTGATCTTCTTATGTAACAGACGCCCAATAATGAGCTCAACACAGTTTACCTGAACAGGTACACAACAGCGGCCGTGTCATCACTCTTTGTTCACGTTTGCAATTCTCTTTTATTTGTTACAAGACACTGTGTATTCTGgctttttacaataaaaatggTTTATACGCAAAAATAAGAAGGACAAGAAGTTAAAAAAAGTGATTTGTAAAAATGGTTCAAGAGTGCTAGAGAATTgagttagcagtgcaaaagtcactttggataaaagcaggCAGATGTATAAATGTATGATATTTAACAATATCTAATGTGAGACATTAATAACTTTGATAGTAGTTAGAGATCATACAGATCATAGTTTGTTTTAATTGAATCTTTAACAGCCCTACCAAATATATTTCATGATTAAAGTCTGTTGTTCTCTGTATTTTCAGTGTGGATCCGTACGGGTTCGAGCGCTCCAGTGAGTTTGACTATGAATCATATGAAGAGCTCATGTCTGAGTATTTGTCTGTACTCACTAGAAGATCAATCAAATGGTCAAAACTACTGAAGGGAAAACAACGAGTAGAGAGAAACCTAAAGTGTAaatctgacacacacacacacacacatgcacacggtTAGTTAATGACATGACTCTACAGtagtgttttatttgtgtacTATAGTAAAGCGTTACGTACGTAAAGGAGTTCCCAATGAGCATCGGACTCTGGTGTGGATGACAGCTAGCGGTGCTCAGGAGAAGATGGAGAGAAACTCTGGATATTATCACTCATTACTTCAGACTCAACATGATCCTAAACTAGTGGAGACCATCAACACGGGTGAGACCCACTGATGGATTTTCactcttttctctcttttcaCTGTGAAACGTCtaagagatgttttcatgtttttagacCTGCACAGAACATTCCCAGACAACGTTCACTTCCGTAAATCATCCGATCCGTGTCTACAGAGAGCTCTCTATCATGTGCTGTTAGCGTACGGACATCATAATCCAGCTGTGGGTTACTGTCAGGTAATATAGATCACATCCCATCCTGATGTTTTACTGGCCAAGTAAAGTTACAGTGTAGGAATCAGATATTTATGAATCATCTATCAGTCTACACACTTTTGTTTTGTCTCTTCACCTGAAGGTTTATGCTTAAATACCTGATACTTACATTAACAGGTGATTGTCTTAAAGTATACTGAAGGATACAGTTAGAAAAATCCTTCAATaatgtttctatattttttaatgaagttttatttaaagggacatatgatgaaaatctgacacttttcatgtttaagtgctataattgggtccccagtgcttttattaacctagaaaatgtgataaagatcaacccagtaacttcgttttggtaaaccattctctgcaagcatgtcaaAAAATTGCTAATTGagatttgtctccccttgtgatgtcagaagtaataccaccccttaatctgcacggtccaaccacggcactgacatttagtgcagaaagagaaaataattgacagtttcaatttcaacaaacaccattatggcgatcagtgtttgcatttatcagctcatttgtattttaaaggaaagatttttgctcacacctacaaactgtcaattttaacatcttataataaatgatctgtggggtattttgagctaaaacttcacatatgtacaccaatgatttatttgacatctttaaaaagtcttgtgaaatgttccctttaactctttcccagccattgacgagttatctcatcaattaagagaaaacatttccctgccaatgtcGAGTTTTCACgtcaatccatatttctgctattatccactaggtggcgctctaacccaacttataaaacactgaagcatccactgatctaaaaacagtaaaaactctttgtacgttttgatcatcgctctgaatctgatctctaacaaaagccctttataaaaatgcaattatctcaacaattttgctcaaaatatgttatttttgaagaaacctgacccatatttgagaggtgatcaaaagagaacaaatgaagatagtttttttttttagtttgaaagctgatggtctgttctttttgtttatatatttatatgtttatatatttaaagaagaagatTTTCAGGAAGGCAttgaacttttgtgaaaatcataaaacatGCTGGCGTTGGCTgccaacttttttaaaaaacactggctgggaaagagttaaatatgtctcataaaatgtcccctttaatgactTTATTGTGTTTGATGTTCATGATGATAATAGAGAGTATATAGTGAACATACAGCACTAACTGGAAATGTTTCATGATCTTTTAATACGAGCCCAACCCGTCATCCGTAAAACAAACCAAAAGCACAACTCATTTTTACCAAAGCGATGTTTTCAGAAGCAGCTGCGTCAGATTTACAATGCAAATAATTCAGTGTTCACGTCACTGCGGGCCGCTGCTCATCTCTATGTCAATGTCTCATTGTTCAGCAGATGTTTGAgttgtatttacatttatttgtgtcatATATGTCATGATGTAATATGACTCTTTAGGGAATGAACTTTATCGCGGGATATCTGCTGATTATTACTAAAGATGAAGAGAAATCCTTCTGGCTGATGGAAATACTGCTGGGAAAAATCCTACCAGGTATGTAAATTCTTAGAGTTTGTTTCCATTTCCTCATATAAACATTAGTTTGACTCTTTCAGTGAAATCTATTCAGTATGTGGCTGTGTAAACATGAATGTTTCAGGGTGGAGCTCACACGTGGATTAAAGCGTTTGAATTTGTGTGACATAGGAAGAGCTATTTTGAGCTGTTTGTCTATGAATAAACTCAGGCTCAGGtcacatgcacacacgcacgcacgcgcgaTACTTCACTGAAGAAATACTTCAGATGTTTAATCTTCATTCTCCTGATGGCGTTAACGAAATGATTTGTTAGTGATGTTTATCTGTATTTATCAGATTACTACACTCCTGCTATGTTGGGCCTGAAGATGGATCAGGAAGTTTTAGGAGAGCTGGTGAGGATGAAGGTTCCTGCTGTATGGAAACTCCTGCAGGATCACGGTGTCATGTGGACTCTGCTGGTGTCTCGCTGGTTCATCTGTCTCTTCATTGACGTTCTGCCCGTGGAGGTAAAACCCACCAGAGACCCCACGAAACCCAACCGATGTTTAGATGCTGAAATCTGATCATGTTTTCACTTGTTGGTCCTATCAGACGGTTCTGCGGATCTGGGATTGTCTGTTCTACGAGGGTTCTAAGATTCTCTTCCGTGTGGCTCTTACTCTGATCCGACATCATCAGGCGGAGATCCTCCGAGCCCAAAACCTGCCAGACGTCTGTGATCGCTTCAAACGGATCACTAAAGGCCCTGATGTGCAGGACTGTCACACTTTCATGCAGGTATCTCTCATCTAAAGCACGTATGTCTCTATTAAGTCTCTCTTACTGTAGCagcttattgtttttttttgtcctcCTTTCTAAGAAAATCTTCCTTGAGCCTGGAAGTCTCTCTATGGCAACCGTCTCTAAGCTCAGAGGAATTTGCCGAGCTCGGATTGTGGCTGAAGAATCCTGACGCTCCGTTTGATCTTTTCTAAACATTCCAATATCTGTTAGTTTGCACTTAATTCCTTACAGAAAACactaaatcttattttttaaaagccgATAACTGAATAGTTTAGTGACGGAGACTGAATGGTATGAATGTATATTTTCTTACATTTCCAGACGAGtgataatattttgtatttctaTTGAATCAGAGATGCTGTACAGATGTTATGACTGTTATCATGACATGATTGAGAAATCAAATCTCAATATTTGACCAACAACACTGTGAAATAAACCCTTGGTTTTTTTCTCAACACACCTGAAGATGTTTATTCACAAAGGATTtgagctacgtttacatggacacattttgcctCAATCTGAATGAAATCATTGTGATTGATAAATCCTATCATAGTATTTACATAAACACTTAATAAATTGCTGTGCGTGTTTATATGGTACAAGCTTCAaatcagatttgatcatttgacatgcgcacCATTCACGACTGCCCAAAAAGTGTGTTTGTCTTCACCTGGTGCTGTAGAGACCGTCTGAGAGTCACACGTTTGTGGATCAGAGTATAAATCATGGACAACGCTGTCTCGTACAACAGACACAAGATCCTTCTTGGCGTCATCATCCCAATTCTAAATCattgcacatgcgcagagcgtCACAGTTTCAGTTTTCAATCCAATCAAGTGTTTACAAAAATTATAAACCACCTTTCTCAAAACGATTCGATTTTTAATCCATTTGTCCTTTTATTCTGATTGAGGTGTtcacatggagcatttttattcgGATTGAACATTTAAATCGATTACAactgtccatgtaaacgcagctagTGTTGAGCAGTGACTAGTCTCGAGTCTTACTGCAGATAAAGAAGAAGATGAAGTCTTTAAATGGGTTTTATCACGCGAGTATAGTTGGGTTCTGCCTTTAGACCGCTGTCACACATCATCATAGTAAAATTACATGGGTACTTTAATTTTACTGTGTTTCTTTACTGACAGTGTAGATTATATGAACATGATATGAATTATACACCGCATACTTATCACTGAAACCAGAGAGACACAAGTGAGAGCAAGTCATTATTTATTAACCTCACACCtgatacataaaaaaataatgaagcgtTCTCTAGAAAAATAAAAGATCAGACGAGCAGTCGATGTTCTTCTGTAGATCTTTCACTGAAGATTCAAACAGCATTTGAGTTTTTAACATAAATATGAGTTGCTTCAGTAATAAACTGCTGCTTTTATATCTGTGATGAATCTGAAATATTCACACTAAATGACTGCGTTTAGTCACATGCACGCGTGATGTGACATCATCATAAAACATGACATCATTTTGTTAGTGATAACGCCACAGATGTTCATTTTAAACATGACACAGAGTTTATAGATACCGTTTTAAGATCTGTAACAGATGAAATATGAATGAAATGACACTAAAACTCTCCACTGTATTAAACTGAATTCATTTATAAAGTGGGTGGAGTCAGATGATCTCATACACAAACTAATACAATAATCCCTTTTTACTAAAGGTGAACAAACATTACAGCCACACCAACACTACATGACAACAAGACTTTCCCAATCCAGAGGGGCTTcgtttataaaatgctgcgtagaaaACATCCAAAATTTGATCTTATGATCATTTCTCAAAAGTGCATACGTGTGATTTATAATCTGAACGTGCGCACAGAAAACACATGTAGagatgtgaaatctataaatcaatcttgaaattgtgcgcagctaAATAGTTTCAAatctttaaattaaaatgatgcTTAATTAATGTTATTGACATAAAAAAGAGcacctgtcaatgtttaaatcctttaCGAGCATCAAGACAGACTTATATTtacaaaaacctgcagcaatcggacaagcaaaagtgcgttcGTCTgttcagaccctgacgtggtgCTAAGCGCTTTTCCAcgtcaaacaaaacatttttatacataTGGACTTTGCAGTGGATTTTTGCGTACacacactttataaatgaggccccaagACTGAACTGCTgatcatgcatgtgtgtgtggaaTTATGGGTAATTTACCAAAGCGATTCTTGATTAAAGACAGATGAAGAAATTATTGAATGAATTATTAACATCAAGTCAGTCATTTACTCACACACTCGctcgcacgcacacacacacacacacctgtgtgtattttttttgcTAAGTGGTTTAGGTTGATTTTAAATGGTGAATCATTTAAAAGTTCTCTATaactaaaacaattatttacaaacacaaacagatCACAGAAGAATAAGAACAGCAGCCCTGAGATCAGagcattaaaaacaaatcaagcAGATTAAAAACTTAAACAAATATTATTGACCACAGCGTATGACCTCTCGCAGGGAAGAAACACTTTGAGTACAAAAACAGACTGAACATTTcagttcacacacacgcacacacacacacacaccagtgagtctgtttgtgtgtttgtggtcTGTCTGATGGGAATAGATGAAGTGTAATGAACTGGGAGTGATGGGAGTTTAAATGGTCTGATATCCAGCACGAGTTCTCTTCCTACCGATCAGATACGCAATGAGAACGATGAGCACCAGACCTGCCAGAGCCGCTCCAACAATGATGGGTATCAGCATATTCTCCTGATCCAGACGACACTCTTcagctacacacacacacacacacagaggaaGAGGATGATAATGACTCTTCATCTCATCATTACATTATtagactttagtctggatttcacagatagGATCACATATTTATTCTGTTATTTCATCTGTTTCTCTGTTAATTAACATTCACCTGaacattttcaacttcaaacattACTTGATGCCCATGAACTAACTTGAACAGACAATGATTAACTAACatgatgaataaatgctgtgaaAATCATTGTAAACTCATGCTGGCTAGGTCatcgcagtgcattctgggagtccaCAAAGGACAAACTCAACATACAGCCTAATAGCTTCATTCATATTTAAGAGCATTCATGTTGTTAATGTAACTGTTCTTCATTCATACCTGCAGCAAACTGGTTTCCAGTAACGTTAAAGGGTTGAAGTTGAAGTCTGAAGGTGTTAAGTGAGAATGTGGGCACGACAGCGAACGTCTGCTCAGAACTGCACATATAAGATCGACCGGCGCTGCCCTGCAGATACTCCAGAGAAGTGTTGACCGCTGAGAACGTCTCTACACAAAACACAATATATGAAGTGATGTCACAGTGAACAAAATATAAAGTTATACtgaataaaaacacaataaagatCAAATCAGAAACCTATAGATGTAATAATAtaattagggctgcaacaactaatctATCAAAATTTCTATCAACAAATGTCATTATCGATTAGTTGATAAAACTATATGAAGGTTTTACATCATGGTTATAGTGACCAATATCACCACGGTTATCAACATTAGCATGGTTTTGTGAACAATTTCTAAAAAAGTAAGAAAAAGCATACTGatgaaaaacaaatttaaaattgattttatatgtaagtgcacttttgttggcataaacatcaaataaataacatttacattaattttGGCACATTTGGGGTCGTGAGATAAATgttggtctaatcagattatcAAGTCATCTGTCTGCGCGTGTTGTGATAAATCAGGTGAACTTTATGACCCACGACACCTCACAGCTAtcacaaaagaaacaaacagagctttaaactcatcagatgAAGAGAAAACATCAATCTGTctaaagaaatattaaatacaacTAGATTTCACTACACATGCTGGTTAATAAAGGTTTCGTTTGGTCTTTCAATAGAAGcgagtttgtatttgtttaattgttgttgggttttcataaaaatagtatTAAACCACAAACTAATCCTCAGTTTTAAAGTAAGGAGAAAGTTTaggtttttattactgtaacaaaGCATGTACATAACTTTCATATCATAatggattatttatttagttaataATGAATCATGTTAAGTCTCATCAAGGTCTaaagttaaaaattaaaatgagttTATTAATCTGTGACAAAAATTCCTCAGCAGCACATCCTTAAAGACTTCATacacattttgtttatttatattttgacatttaaagatgttttactatttaaaagccttttttattttaaaaagatgaTATTAGTAAACCTCTGTAGTAGTGCGTGTCTGCTTCACATCAATAACTTCATTTAGTGCCTTATTAACTTTTTTCCACCATttctagaaaatgttcttctataaatatataaacatacaaatctatcaaataaaagaagagaccctctgctttcaaacaaacaaacaaaaaacatttcatcctaccttcatttattctctttttataacctctcaaatatgggtagagTTCTTCAGAAATACCACATTTAGATTTTGAGATTCAgaacaatgatcaaaacatacacatatttcttaatgttttctattttttagagcgccacctggtggataatagcggaattataGATTAgcgtaaaaactcatcagggaaGCATCATTGGcaaggaaagagttaagagaaaaatctaattgagtaaatatttattggattaatcgattataaaaaataattgttagttgcagccctaatatatatttctttaaataGTCTTTTAATGATGTCACATTATCAGACATTGAGTGTGTTTACATGAACAGTCTTACGCCGaatatgcttaataaactgataacaggtggggtcatgtaaacgcgtaaaacgGTTTTCTTTAATCAGGAAAAGCCCATAAACAGCGTAAGCAAAAACTGATcagcacaggtagttttttgctcattattACCCTGATGTAAGCGTGGCATGTGGACACCctaaccggctttctcacggttttaTCCACGTGCGCATTTTatgtaacgcataaaagtctccgctcgactaaagcagttggcagagaaactgtgaaaataaaaactgatgttatatttacaggttctAGAGACACGaaaagagataaaacaatatagcttaagacagatatggcATGGGCTTTTTGAtcgactattatgtactataggtggtgacgtcactgcctgcgagaaacctgaTAAATCttcaagtcccatgtaaacgcagttgtttGCGTAgctggtttattgatttgcatgtaaacgcatgaaaagaGTTTtgtataataagcagatttttgatagttatccgcttattttgtgcatgtaaacgcactcaatgATATTTACTGGAGGTTACCTTTCATGTCAGGCCAGCTGGCGGACACGCTGAGAGCGCTCAAATAAAACTTCTGTGTAGTCGAGTTCTGAAACAACACAAAACATCATGCTTATAATGGACATTACAggataacacacacacacacacacacacacacacacacacacacacacacacacacacacacacacacacacacaccacattACCAGTGTGAAGGTGAAGTTCAGGTTTGTCATTTGAAGATCTTCGGTCAGCTTCAGTGTGCTGACTGTGACCCCACATGACCCTGATGATGACGTCTTATTGGGCTGCAGGTTCCTGACTTCAGTGACGGTCTTGTGTTCAGACACATGAAGATATAAAACCAGATCACAATCAAacaactctgtgtgtgtgtgtgtgtgtgtgtgtgtcaggaccTTGTTTTGAGATTTGGATAAGTAGGTGATATTGAGCTGTAGTCCCATTAAAGCCAGCAGACAGGTCTTGTTGCCATTGGTGACGGTGTAGTTGCCTCGCTCTGGGATGCCCGGGGGAACTGGAGAGGGGGGAGCAGTTGTTGTTTTGGGTGGGGCAGCAGTTGTCACCGTTTGATCAGCGCTGCAGACAGACTCTGTACAAACACACGACACAGATCATATCATCTACTGTACGTTCAACAGAAGACCTGAATATATTTCTCACATCAATCCATCTCATTGAACATGGAAATATTCAGAAACGTTGATTTTGTGTGTTATTCTGTGTATGTTTGATCTGTCATGTACCATCCGTGCTGAGGTTTCCTCCTGACATAAACGCCTCCATGCGTACATTAGAGAAGATGACGGAGACGGCGGCGTTCAGACGGATGGTGCTGGAGCTCAGACATCTGTATGTGCTGTTCATCCTCGCCGATATTCCCGAAGAGTTTGTCTCCAGGGAAACCACATCTGTAAAGATGGAAACACACACATGAGCAGACGATCAAACGACGCGTGGACGCTTCACCTGTGCGTGTGACTCTCACTTGTGCTGGTGGATTGTGGGAAGGTGTTCCTGTCACTCAGGTTGTATTGTAAGCTCAGATTTTCCACCCTGTAGAGCCGCTGGTCACTGGAGAACACGATGGACATCACGTGACCGTCACCGAACGACGCCACCAGTCGTGATGAAACATTGCCA
This region includes:
- the grtp1a gene encoding growth hormone-regulated TBC protein 1-A, translating into MMDPRNGARSGQPQLRINVPSTARERVDSVDPYGFERSSEFDYESYEELMSEYLSVLTRRSIKWSKLLKGKQRVERNLKLKRYVRKGVPNEHRTLVWMTASGAQEKMERNSGYYHSLLQTQHDPKLVETINTDLHRTFPDNVHFRKSSDPCLQRALYHVLLAYGHHNPAVGYCQGMNFIAGYLLIITKDEEKSFWLMEILLGKILPDYYTPAMLGLKMDQEVLGELVRMKVPAVWKLLQDHGVMWTLLVSRWFICLFIDVLPVETVLRIWDCLFYEGSKILFRVALTLIRHHQAEILRAQNLPDVCDRFKRITKGPDVQDCHTFMQKIFLEPGSLSMATVSKLRGICRARIVAEES
- the lamp1a gene encoding lysosome-associated membrane glycoprotein 1a, whose amino-acid sequence is MSIRHTFTAALCLTLMGCLVVTHAVTLEVKEGNFTCIKAQLDANFSITYNITNGTNTVVLVLPDSASTNGSACGNVSSRLVASFGDGHVMSIVFSSDQRLYRVENLSLQYNLSDRNTFPQSTSTNVVSLETNSSGISARMNSTYRCLSSSTIRLNAAVSVIFSNVRMEAFMSGGNLSTDESVCSADQTVTTAAPPKTTTAPPSPVPPGIPERGNYTVTNGNKTCLLALMGLQLNITYLSKSQNKTVTEVRNLQPNKTSSSGSCGVTVSTLKLTEDLQMTNLNFTFTLNSTTQKFYLSALSVSASWPDMKETFSAVNTSLEYLQGSAGRSYMCSSEQTFAVVPTFSLNTFRLQLQPFNVTGNQFAAAEECRLDQENMLIPIIVGAALAGLVLIVLIAYLIGRKRTRAGYQTI